A stretch of Brassica rapa cultivar Chiifu-401-42 chromosome A08, CAAS_Brap_v3.01, whole genome shotgun sequence DNA encodes these proteins:
- the LOC103835142 gene encoding probable receptor-like protein kinase At4g39110: MKIRKKPNTCTILIFDFSPKLSMCLLLAILFFLSGLDVSTVTAAVGPATGFKPADDILIDCGSKSSSKTPDGRVFKSDQETVQYIEAKDDIQVSAPPSDKVASPIYLTARIFRDEATYKFHLTRPGWHWVRLHFLAFTNDKFDLQQATFSVMTEKYVLLHNFKISNNNNDSQAVLQKEYLVNITDAQFSLRFRPMKSSAAFINAIEVVSAPDELISDSGTALFPVNGFSGLSDYAYQSVYRVNVGGPLIVPQNDTLGRTWIPDKEFLKEENMAKDVKTTPSAIKYPPGVTPLIAPQTVYATAVEMADSHTIAPNFNVSWNFPSNPSFNYLIRLHFCDIVSKSLNDLYFNVYINGKTAISGLDLSTVAGDLATPYYKDIVVNATLMTPELQVQIGPMGEDTGSQNAILNGVEVLKMSNSVNSLDGEFGVDGRTTGMGKHGMVATAGFVMMFGAFIGLGAMVYRWKKRPQDWQKRNSFSSWLLPIHAGDTTFMTSKGGSQKSNFYNSTMGLGRYFSLSELQEATKNFEASQIIGVGGFGNVYIATLDDGTKVAVKRGNPQSEQGITEFETEIQMLSKLRHRHLVSLIGYCDENSEMILVYEFMSNGPFRDHLYGKNLAPLTWKQRLEICIGSARGLHYLHTGTAQGIIHRDVKSTNILLDDALVAKVADFGLSKDVAFGQNHVSTAVKGSFGYLDPEYFRRQQLTDKSDVYSFGVVLLEALCARPAINPQLPREQVNLAEWAMQWKRKGLLEKIIDPHLAGTINPESMKKFAEAAEKCLEDYGVDRPTMGDVLWNLEYALQLQEAFTQGKAEETEIDKPVTPGSVLPTATTPVTPSATTNAEASVPVVSKVEETDGSVHSQTVDEHSGTAMFTQFANLNGR, from the coding sequence ATGAAGATAAGAAAGAAACCAAACACATGCACGATTCTTATCTTTGATTTTTCTCCAAAGCTCtccatgtgtctcctcctggctattctcttcttcctctcaggCCTTGATGTGTCTACCGTAACCGCCGCCGTGGGACCAGCTACCGGTTTCAAACCGGCGGATGATATTCTTATTGATTGTGGAAGCAAATCGTCATCCAAAACCCCTGATGGAAGAGTCTTCAAGAGTGACCAAGAGACGGTCCAATACATAGAAGCCAAGGATGATATCCAGGTCTCAGCCCCGCCTTCAGACAAGGTCGCTTCTCCTATCTACCTAACTGCAAGGATCTTCCGTGACGAAGCCACCTACAAGTTCCATCTCACCCGACCTGGTTGGCATTGGGTTCGCCTCCATTTCTTGGCCTTCACTAACGACAAGTTTGATCTCCAACAAGCGACTTTCTCCGTTATGACGGAAAAGTACGTGTTGCTTCATAACTTCAAGATCAGTAACAACAACAACGATAGCCAAGCTGTTCTCCAGAAGGAGTATCTCGTCAACATAACGGACGCACAGTTCTCCCTCAGGTTTAGGCCTATGAAAAGCTCTGCAGCGTTCATCAACGCTATCGAAGTTGTCTCAGCTCCAGACGAACTGATCTCTGACTCCGGGACAGCTCTTTTCCCGGTTAACGGTTTCTCCGGTCTCTCTGACTACGCTTACCAGTCTGTCTACAGAGTCAACGTCGGTGGTCCTTTGATCGTTCCTCAGAACGACACGTTGGGAAGAACATGGATACCAGATAAGGAGTTTTTGAAAGAAGAGAACATGGCTAAGGACGTTAAGACGACCCCTTCAGCGATCAAGTATCCTCCTGGGGTTACACCTTTGATTGCTCCACAGACGGTTTACGCAACGGCTGTGGAGATGGCTGATTCTCACACCATAGCTCCTAACTTCAACGTCAGCTGGAACTTCCCCTCGAACCCTTCGTTTAACTACCTCATCCGCCTTCATTTCTGCGACATCGTCAGCAAGTCTCTCAATGACCTCTACTTCAACGTGTACATCAACGGGAAAACCGCCATTTCTGGTCTGGATTTGTCCACCGTCGCGGGCGATCTCGCGACTCCTTATTACAAAGACATTGTTGTGAACGCGACGCTTATGACCCCTGAGCTCCAAGTTCAGATTGGTCCCATGGGGGAAGACACAGGGTCCCAAAACGCGATCTTGAATGGAGTCGAGGTCTTAAAGATGAGCAACTCAGTGAACAGCCTTGATGGAGAGTTTGGAGTTGATGGTAGAACCACTGGGATGGGGAAACACGGTATGGTTGCGACAGCGGGGTTTGTGATGATGTTTGGAGCTTTCATTGGCCTTGGAGCTATGGTTTACAGGTGGAAGAAGAGGCCACAAGATTGGCAGAAGAGAAATAGTTTCTCCTCTTGGTTGCTACCGATACACGCCGGTGACACTACTTTCATGACAAGCAAAGGCGGTTCTCAAAAATCCAACTTCTACAACTCGACGATGGGCCTGGGCCGCTACTTCTCCCTCTCGGAGCTTCAGGAAGCTACAAAGAACTTCGAAGCGTCTCAGATCATCGGTGTTGGAGGATTCGGTAATGTATACATCGCAACACTCGACGATGGAACCAAAGTTGCTGTTAAGAGAGGTAACCCACAGTCTGAGCAAGGAATCACTGAATTTGAGACCGAGATCCAGATGCTTTCTAAGCTCAGACACAGACACTTGGTCTCTTTAATTGGTTACTGTGATGAAAACTCGGAGATGATCCTAGTCTATGAGTTCATGTCCAACGGTCCGTTCAGGGATCATCTATACGGAAAGAACCTTGCTCCGCTAACGTGGAAACAGCGGCTTGAGATCTGTATCGGTTCCGCGCGCGGGCTTCACTATCTACACACAGGAACAGCGCAAGGGATCATCCACCGTGACGTCAAATCAACCAACATTCTTCTCGACGATGCTTTAGTTGCCAAGGTCGCTGACTTTGGTCTTTCTAAAGATGTAGCCTTCGGACAAAACCATGTCAGCACGGCCGTGAAAGGAAGCTTCGGGTATCTAGACCCTGAGTACTTTAGAAGACAGCAACTTACAGATAAGTCCGATGTTTATTCATTCGGCGTCGTTCTTCTAGAAGCTCTATGCGCAAGACCGGCCATCAACCCCCAGCTACCGAGAGAACAGGTTAACTTAGCTGAATGGGCAATGCAATGGAAACGGAAAGGACTTTTGGAAAAGATCATTGATCCTCATTTGGCTGGAACGATAAACCCTGAATCGATGAAGAAGTTCGCTGAAGCCGCGGAGAAGTGTTTGGAAGATTACGGTGTTGATAGACCGACGATGGGAGATGTTCTGTGGAACTTGGAATACGCTCTTCAGCTTCAAGAGGCATTCACTCAGGGCAAAGCGGAGGAGACTGAGATCGATAAGCCAGTGACACCTGGCTCTGTTCTGCCAACTGCTACAACTCCAGTCACCCCCTCAGCTACCACCAACGCGGAGGCTAGTGTTCCAGTTGTTTCTAAAGTGGAAGAGACCGATGGCTCAGTCCATTCACAGACCGTGGACGAACACTCTGGAACAGCTATGTTCACTCAGTTTGCTAATCTTAATGGAAGATAA
- the LOC103835144 gene encoding chromatin remodeling protein SHL, protein MVVRWTRLVLTVLRVSSDYCLNKIATFSRKFHTLSREIKLFRFFFLAPLIFPQMPKQKAQKKQLKSYKLKHINRTIQEGDAVLMRSSEPGKPSYVARVEAIEATDARGSNARVRVRWYYRPEESMGGRRQFHGAKEVFLSDHFDLQSADTIEGKCKVHSFSSYTKLSSVGNDDFFCRFEYNSATGAFIPDRVAVFCKCEMPYNPDDLMVQCEECSEWFHPSCIGTTIEAAKKLDHFYCEECSPEQQDLDNSNSTSKTTDAKVNTKRSLEVSKTRNKHAKRSG, encoded by the exons ATGGTCGTGAGGTGGACAAGACTTGTTCTCACCGTACTCCGTGTCTCATCTGATTATTGTCTCAATAAAATTGCAACTTTCTCCAGAAAATTTCACACACTTTCTCGAGAAATTAAACTATTCAGGTTCTTCTTTCTAGCCCCCTTGATCTTTCCACAGATGCCCAAGCAAAAAGCTCAAAAGAAGCAACTCAAATCCTACAAACTCAAACACATCAACAGAACCATTCAAG AGGGAGATGCGGTGTTGATGCGGTCATCGGAGCCTGGGAAACCGTCGTACGTGGCGAGGGTGGAGGCGATCGAGGCGACGGACGCGCGTGGATCGAACGCGAGGGTTCGCGTGAGGTGGTACTACCGCCCCGAGGAGTCCATGGGAGGGAGGAGGCAGTTCCACGGAGCTAAGGAGGTGTTTCTTTCGGATCACTTTGACTTGCAGAGCGCTGATACGATCGAAGGCAAGTGTAAGGTTCACAGTTTCAGTAGCTACACGAAACTCAGCTCCGTGGGAAACGACGACTTCTTCTGTCGTTTTGAGTATAATTCTGCAACTGGGGCTTTTATTCCCGACAGAGTCGCCGT ATTCTGCAAGTGTGAGATGCCGTACAACCCTGATGACTTGATGGTTCAGTGCGAGGAGTGTTCTGAGTG GTTTCACCCTTCTTGTATAGGAACAACAATAGAGGCAGCTAAAAAGCTCGATCACTTCTACTGTGAAGAGTGTTCCCCGGAACAGCAGGATTTGGATAACTCTAATTCGACTTCCAAAACCACAGATGCTAAG GTGAATACAAAGCGCAGCCTGGAGGTAAGCAAGACGAGGAACAAACACGCCAAGCGATCAGGTTAA